The Cheilinus undulatus linkage group 17, ASM1832078v1, whole genome shotgun sequence genomic sequence ttttaaatattggGCTTTATAATGTAGAAGAATTGTAATCCAGGGTTCAGGGACATTAAGtgcttttaaagtcataaaaatgtaattttttctcataaattaatgttttaaaccTGAATTTTTGTCTTGAAAttagcatttattttttccctaGAGCGGCCCTAATACACTGtcgtaataatggatagtttggACATAGATCTTTAGTCAAGAACAAGTCTATATGGGCCTGTTAtgctgggattttgtcaatgaaaacacttACAAATGATGTGTACTTTTTCAGAGTGGGTCCAATGGGGGCTTAGCTTTCTTCGATAGGGGGacctaaggaaaaaaggttgggaacaaCTGCTGTAGATGACCTGCTGTCTCTCACATCCTCAGGCAGACATTAGGAGTCTCCACTTTCTCCACTAGAGGGCAGAAGAACACACCGAATTGGAATTGGCCGCAAGAGGGCAACACCAAGGGGTTATTTGCTGTTTGGTTGAGAGGAGCATGTTTGTTATGTATTTTTACTATAGAATAATGTAATCCAATCTAAATCAGGTGATTATCATTCCTATACTACCTTAATTGTtggatatttatatttttagtatgGGAAAAGGCAATATAAATAACAAAGGTAAACTTTAAACTTACTATtgatataaaatacaatattaaacaataaaatcGTAATTATAATAGTGCTAATGTCGATCAGGCAGTggaaaaacaatataaaaaaagacaatatcAAGCTGATCACAGATAAATGTTGTTTAATCTAGGATGCTGAGAAAACAGCAAGAGTTAAAGTTCTTGTCAGAGACTTAAATTCATTGTTGGTTTTTGTGAGCAAATGTCTAGATTAGAGGAGTACACAAAAGATATTTTCAGATAAATCAAATaagttaaatgtcaaaattgctGAATATAAGTGAACCTCTGTGCTTGCATGTAATGTTGGCCCTTTCCACTGCAAGTATTCAATCACTATTGTTgtctaaaaaagtaaatatagGGTATAAAGTAAATACACTAACAAGGTTTGTTTAATTGTCCTTGTGGTTAGGGGGGCTGACAGGAAGACTTTTCTTGTGTACGTAGAGAAATGTTAAAGGTttttaagtgggaaaaaaagaccacaGATGTGTGCGACCCTCAGTCTCTGTTGAGCTGTttagtgtttgtttgttgtacCCAGCAGCCCCCTGGGTGTCTCTCAACAGGTTATGGGTCATTATCGAGCTGGTGACAAAACTCTCTTACACAGGGAGGTGGAGGTGTGCTTAGATACAGTGTGACaaaccacacacatacacacagtgaGTACTTGTCTTTACAGAAGTGATGTCTCCACTCTTGCCTCTGGGGTCTTGGGATTTCCCTTAAAATAAATACTCTAGTTTTAAACTTAAAGTGACAGCACTGTCaataccacaaaaaaaaaacccaccttTTTTAGAGTCTTGTCTTAAATTCAAACCTGGGTCACCACACGCTCCCATGGCCACGGTTGGAGCTCGCAGCCACCTGCAAAGTACAGATGGTGCGTCCCGCCTCCGCAGACACCTGCTATGGAGCGTACTAAATGGCCATTAGTGGAGGGGGgtaagagaaaaaacaaagctgACAGAGAAAGTGCTGCCATGTCATATCGTACACATTAGCTCAGCCAGATGGCCGGCCTTCTGGCGTGAAAGTGACACTATAATCATTAATGATGTCGCTGGATCCAATAACactgttcatttttattaagaaaTCAAGTCAGCTGTACGTTTCTTGGTTTAACTGTAACAACCTCCTGTAAAACGATCTTTTAAGTCTCTTCATGCTTTTTGAGCTCTCTGTATTCCTGCTGTCTTGCCCTTTTCTCAGCTATGTTTACAATCagctttaatttaaagtttgataTATTGCAGGTAACTTTATAGAGGGAAATAACACTTTGATCACCTCCATTAGCAGGGAGCTAAAACATCTATTGTGACTGTATTCCACTGAAGCCAAGGTTTGGGTGATTGCTCTAGCCCCCCTGCTGAGCTTCCTCCCCCTCTTGCCCCATCGGCCACACACAAACTTTCATCCCTGGTCATGGCTCTGGTCGCTCTTGGAGACCTCACAGCTCTGCAGGAATGTGGCTCTCTGTCTGGCTCTAAGGGCTGTTAACAACCGTTTAGTATTGTCTCCTTTTTTATCAGtccacaaacaaacaacatGCATGGACACACTCCCTGTCCATCACTTCAGAGGAGAGATGCTGAGTAACACATGGAGGATTTATTTATGTGTCAAAAACATACCTGTATGCTGACTTATTTTGCCCTACTTACACCAAATAGTTGCACATTATTTAAAGTTGTTGCTTCAAAATGTTTTCCACTCATTGAAAAGACATGCAGTAAGAATGCAAGCTAGTTAAGAAATAAGAGCCCACTCGTCACTAGACTGACAGAAAATGAAACTTCTGAAAAAAGGccaaacttttcaaaacaaacataTGTTTACTGACATCCATACATGCTACAGTATTTGCTGATGGACCAATACCAATagctttgcaaagcagatagattggcCAGAATCCATATTCACTTTCTTGTTTCACATCAGTAAAACTCTGATGATTATATCTTGTCAAGCATTCTTTGAGTCTATCCTGTCTTTTTCCCTGGTTTCATcaagggatgcatgatatcgGGGTGTCTGCAGGGCCTTAAAAGTATCAAAGATTGATAAGTCACTTTAGCAAAAAATAAGGCttttcaaatgaatttaaaagtcttaaatgtgggatcaaaaagtcttaaattttgtagcttttctcagttttttgtttttgttgtttaacaTGAAGTTTTGAGATTCTGAAGGAACTCCACCAGATCCAGTGTTGGTCTCCATGCTTGTTTATGTTCTGCATGAAGCTCCTCTGTGTCCCAGTACAGAGTCTGTTGATGTTTGCAGGGTGACCATATCAAAAGAAAACTTTAAGTGTAGATTACAATTAAAAACACCTCTAATGAAAGTGACAGACTGAGGATTTGTTCAGTCTGTATGTTGTGTCAGGATAATCCCGATATTTAACTGATGCATAAAAGCAATCCCTAATTTTTGATGAATTTGTAGTCTATGTGCACAGTCTGTTTTCATGAAACTAAAAGTTAATCTAaaatcttttctctcttttagtcAAATCGAAAGTTTACTCTGACCTGGAGGGAGAGATTGATTATCTCCACTCCATCATTGAGAAACAGCAGGTCTCAGTGATCAAAACCACAAAACAGCAGAACAAACATCCTGGTAAGAAGCCTGAGAGCAATCCTAACACTGAAATGTAACTGTTTAAATAACAATCACAATCTTCCTGTTGTAATGTAAGATTTCCTACACTGCTTTCTGTGTAGGAATGTAAGTTTTTATTTGGATGATACAGTGTCTGATTTTCTACCAACATGTCCTTTAATCGACAGAAATCTTTGGCAATAATCTGTTATGAACATGTCACTGTTTTTTATTCCTTCAGCTGCTGCAGCCTTTCGGACAGAtgctaaaaaaggcaaaacagagACCTCCAACCCAAAAGAGAGAAACCAGAACCAACTCACAAATAAGACCACCACTCTAGCCCCTCCACCTTCAGTTTCTGAACTGGAAACACTGGCCCCTGAGACAGGAGCCACTGCAGGGGGTGATCGAGGCGGTCCTGTAGTCGTGCAGACAAAACAGAACAACAGCATTTTTATCAGTGAGTGTGACAGTCGGCAGCAGTTTTACCAAAAATGACCACAACTATTTCTACGTATTTATAATGTCTTATTATTCTCTTCtctgttcctctctctctgcctttttgtttttgtgtgaatcCACAGTTCTGACCTCACTGTTTGCAGCCGTGGGCGCTTTAGCATTGGTCATGGCAACAGTCTGTTTTGTCAAGTAAGTCTGAGCACTTCAAATTATAAGTTACAATACAGTGTTCAGTTattttagagcaggggttttcaactggtgggttggggcgcaaaagtgggttgtggatCTGTTTCAAATAGGTCACAGAGCTGTGactgttatatatatatatatatatatattacagtcACAGCTCTGTGACCTATTTCAGAGTCTGTGAAGCACTGTTGAttgttttttctgtaattttaaattttgattaaaggAGAACAATCTTCAAACaaggcaggttttttttttttattatttaaaaattttcGTCGTGAATTTACCTAAAGTCTTTGAGGAAAATTtccctgttatttttttttttaattttcccatCAGTTTTAGGGAGTTCTCTGTGAGCATTCCCAAGACACCTTTGGTAATATTCACTTGGTTTTTTTACCTGTAGATAATCTGAAGACATTTTACAAAGAACCAGgaactttttgaaaatttcaacAGCTAAGATTTGTTAAGACTTTTCACAGAACCTTTCAGCAGTCTTTCCATGGGGTTTTCAGGAATATTTTAAGAATTTTGGAGGGCAATTTGAGAACCTTACGGGGAACTTTTTGGGATTCTATCTTGGATATGTCTCGAAACGTTTTGGAATCTGCTAAGTTACCTCTTCCTGAAACTTTGGGgtgtactttttttttgtgtgtaatgttCTGCGCTGTCAGAGATCCAAACAGAACtatgttttattaaaaagatCTGAATGGAAATGACATTTCAGAAATTCAGGTCACAATTGCTCATGGAGGACTTGGTGGTGGGTCCAGTGGAGAACCACTCTCTTTGAGTACTGCTAGTTTCAAACAAAAGTTATTAACTTGGATTCTTCATAATTTTCTTCCACATTAGTTATCTAAACTCTtgaattaattattttcataaatatatTACCCCTCTTTGATCCTGAAAATCAAAGGCTGCTTCCATTTTTGTGAGCCTAAAGGGTGTTTTCATGCCAGAGGCAGGAAACTGCTGTCAGTAGTGCAGGAGACTTATTAAATCCATGATGCCCCCTGCAGGTTAAAGAAAGAATCCCGTCTGGCTCAGAAGGTTGACTACCCTGCTTTCAAAGGGTCAACCCCGCCTGCTGCCACAGCAAACGGTTCCTCGGTAAGAGAGCCACTCATCTTTCACTTAAATAAACTTAAAgcttcattcattttttcattccttctgcattaaaaacatcaagCATGTGTTTCTGGCTACTTACATCCTGTTTGTTGTCTCCTCAGGTGGGAGATAACCGTCTGGCCCACAGTGCTCAGATGTATCATTACCAGCATCAAAAACAGCAGATGCTTTCAGTGGGGAAGTATGTTTGTTTACCACTCACTCCTTTTCCCCTTCTCCTGCCTCAAATGTCTTAAAGATAATTTAACCACATCCTCTGACTTTGTCGCCTCTCAaccagagtgtttttttctctccgTCCTTTGTAGCCACAAACCAGAACAGAAAACCGTTGATACCGAGGTCACATCAGATGAGGAGGAACTGGGAGGGGACTTCACAGTATACGAGTGCCCTGGACTTGCACCTGTGGGTAGAAGCATGCGCACGCAAACATatatgtttttactttataaGGAGTCAcacagaataaaaaatgaatttacagTCACCAAATGTGAGCTTGCTTCGTGAGTaagccaccatttttttttccattacagatgtaaaatcaaaccaaaatcaTTAAACACTGGGTTAATGTTTGCACAACTGTGTTAAAGCAGTTAAGtagaatttaaattttaaaatgttataattGAAAGAAGAGtatcaatttttcttttctgaagCTGACAAAGGAAGGTGATTGGTTTTATTTAagaattttcaataaaaaagattaaaaaaaaacacattttagatgGTGGTTACCAGTCaccagttttttttcctctctcggCTGAAATGCATCAGCTGTTACGGTGGGTGTGTGGTAGCTATGTGACGGCTGCATTACAGCCtgattttaattttggcaggcATATTACTAAGTACGGGTAATCAAATTGCCACAGCTCACAAGTCTGATGAACATATCTTACGCACTGAGAATCTTGAGAAAAGAAAGCctctagggatgcacaacattaccatcatgatattggtatcagcagatattagcttaagtTAAATGTCAGGTTAGGTTAAATGTAATTTACGgccaatatatcagctgtacatgtCAGCAGTAAAGATCATTTATCAACCTTGAGTATCACTGAAATATACAAATGTACCTTTAGGTGGTTGTCTTGGGTGCTCCACACTCAAAGGGAGCCCTAAACTTTTTGAATGAATtcccaaacataaaacaactgCCAGACCGTCTACTTCCCCTGTCCTCTCTCAGCTccgcttgactcagcctctctttgcactggagacacttaacctttttttaaaatgaaaagttgtGTATATATCTGTATTGGCATCGGCTAAAACGAGTTTTGAAATACCGACATATTGGATATCAGTAAAAAAGCCAGTATCATGTATCTGTATGGGCATCTCTTAGCCAAATAAACAGGAAGATGATGAATACAGCTTTGCTTGGCGatgaaggctctgctcaaaataTGCTCCCTTGTCAAGCAGCATCCTTTGATTTTTCAGGGACTAAGTTGCCAGAAACCCCCTTATAGATAGTTGCATCTATAAA encodes the following:
- the npdc1a gene encoding neural proliferation differentiation and control protein 1a; this translates as MLLLSSPRNGRQRRASLLLLLALVVGCVIPVSASMPAHSKCPSLIDCAVERRQNCREGSNHCGPCFKFFVENEEGKCVKRKYHHNVKSKVYSDLEGEIDYLHSIIEKQQVSVIKTTKQQNKHPAAAAFRTDAKKGKTETSNPKERNQNQLTNKTTTLAPPPSVSELETLAPETGATAGGDRGGPVVVQTKQNNSIFIILTSLFAAVGALALVMATVCFVKLKKESRLAQKVDYPAFKGSTPPAATANGSSVGDNRLAHSAQMYHYQHQKQQMLSVGNHKPEQKTVDTEVTSDEEELGGDFTVYECPGLAPTGEMEVKNPLFDDSTLQYQGNQK